TGCAGGTACCGGTCGGCGAGCTCGTTGATTTCCTCAATGGGCAGGCCGGTGGCCTCCACCACCGTCTGGTCATCGAGGTGGACCAGGTGCTCTCTGAGGTCGTCCAGGCCCTCGCAGTGCTTCTCCAAGAAGTCATGGTCCAGGACGGTGCCGGGGTTCCGGTCCTCGGCCTCCAGGACGCGCTTGGAAATGGCCTGCAGCAGGGCCATGTCGCCCCCGAGGCGGATCTGCAGGAACTGGTCGGCGAGCTCGGTTCCCTTGCCGGCGACGCCGCGGACCTTTTGCGGGTTTTTATACCGCCGCATGCCGGCTTCGGGGAGCGGATTGACGGCGACGATGCTGCCGCCGTTGCGCTTGCAGCCCTCAAGGGCGGTCAGCATCCGTGGATGGTTTGTCCCCGGGTTCTGGCCCATCAGGATGATGAGGTCCGCTTTGCCGAAGTCGTCATAGGTGACTGTGGCCTTCCCAATGCCGATGGTCTGGCCCATGGCCCAGCCCGAGGACTCATGGCACATGTTGGAGCAGTCCGGCAGGTTGTTGGTGCCGAAGCCGCGCACCATGAGCTGGTAGAGGAAGGCAGCCTCGTTGGAGGTGCGGCCGCTGGTGTAGAACGCGGCCTCATGCGGAGAGTCCAGGCTGTTGAGCTTGTCCGCGACGATGCGGAAGGCCTCGTCCCAGCTGACCGGATGGTAGTGGTCTGCTCCGGCCGGTTTGTAGACCGGTTCGGTCAGTCGGCCCTGCATGCCCAGCCAGTATTCGGTGCGGTCGCGAAGTTCGCTGACACTGTGCTCGGCCCAGAACTCCGAGGAGATGACCACGGGCGCGGCCTCCCAGGTGACCGCCTTGACGCCTTCTTCGCAGTACTCGAATTTGCTGCGGTGGTTCGGATCCGGCCAGGCGCAGCTGGGACAGTCAAAGCCGTCCTTCTGGTTCATCTTAAAGGTGGCTTCCAGCGTCCGTTTGACGCCCATGTGCTGAATCGCCGGCTTCAGGGAGTTGTAGACGCCGGGCAAACCCGCAGCCCACTCCTTGGGCGGCTTGACCTCTATGTCCTTTTCATCCACGTTTTCAACGCGGGGTTCCTTCCGTACCACTGCGCACTTCCCTTCGCTCCGCCGTCGGCCGCCCGGGCGCCCGGAGCGTCCCGGACCGGCTGCCACACCCGTAGGAACAGGCCTAGCAGGTGACGCACCTCATAGCAAGGTTCACGCCGCGCGCCGTGAAAGGCGCTGCCGGTCCGGCAGGCCGGCACCGGCCGGCCCTCCTCCGGGCCCGTCCGGACGGGGCCGCACTGCAGTTATCCACAAGTGTCGTGCCCCGCATGGCGTTTCCCGGACCGGCCGCGTTGGATGGGGCCATCGGCAGCCGGGCGGGCCTCCGCAGGGAGCCCCGCAGGGAAGCACCCTACGGCGCCGAAGACCAAGCCGGACGAGGGCGCGCACGCGCTGAAGGTGGGCAGTGATGAAATTTGATATGGGTTCACAGACGCTGGGAACGCTGACGCAGCAAACGGGGTCCTCCAATCAGGACCTGGGCCAGTTGGTGCGTGCACTGGTGGAAGCCGTGGCTCCGCTCGAGGGCAAGTTCAACGGTTCCGGCCGGGTGAAGTTCGACGAGTTCAAGGCCCGCACCGACGAGGTGGCCAATGAACTGAACGGATCCCTGGCGGCCATCCTGATGGGACAGGCCGAAATGGACCGCTCCTTCCACATGGGTGACCAGGAAAGTGCCGACAATGCCCAGCAGCAGCAGGGAGCCGCAAGTTTTGATGCTGCCCGCTTCGGTTCCTCGCGCTGATCGTCGCCGGATTCCCTGCATTTCTTCCGCTTTTTGTTGCTCTCCGTTACTTCTGATTTCTGACCAACTTTGAAAGGTTCAACCATGTCCCAGGACCGTTTGAGCTACGACACCGACATTTCTTCAGCAGTGCAGGGCGATATCCAGTCCATTGTGGGTCGTCTTGAGTCGCTGATCGGCGAGCGGGAAAAGTCGGTGAATGCCGCCATGTCCGATTTTCAGGCCGACGGGGTGTCGGAGGATTACCAGGCCGTGGAAAACCGCTTCCGCAACGCCGCCAATGAGACCCGGAACATCATCGCGCTGGTGAAGCAAACCTTGAACCTGAACGACCAGACGGCGTCCAGCGCCGGCGCCCGGGCCAGGGGCGCGGTGCAGAACATCGGCTGACTCCGGAGACGCCGAGTTGGCGAGTCACCGGGAGCACTGTTTCCCAGCCCTCTGAAAGGGGGACCAGGGAGTCTGGACTAGTCTCGACATATTCAGGGACAACAGTTTCCCGGTGGATTGCGCAAAGAAGATGTCTCGCCGCGGGACTTTGTATTCGCGGCGTTGGGAGGGCGAGCATGACAGTTTTACAAAAGGCGTTGAGTCCCGAGCAGGTCAAGCTGCTTGTGGAGGGCAATCGGGACACTGTTTCCGGGTTCGCTGTGAAGGAAGCGGACGCCCGTGCGGCACTCACGCCTGCGGACCTCTTTGCCGTCCACGGTTTGGGGTTTCCGGGATCGCCATGGGACCCGGCGGCGGAAACCGTGCACCTCCTGCGCTTTAAGGCACCGCTGTCGATCTACATCCACGATGCCATGGCACCCGAGTTCGTGGACCGTCCGCCGTTCACCGGGACGGGCTTCGCGCACTGGTCCAAAGGACTGGTTCCGCTCTATTTCTTGGATGAGTGCGCCCTTACTCCGCGTGCCGAGGTGTGGCGGGTCAAGGCTGGGGCTCCGAAGGAATGCGTGGCGGTGTATTGGGGGGTGGCCGACGGCTGGATGGTCGTGACGGACGATCCGGCCGGCCCGGGGCAGCCCGGCCGGCATATCCCCTCCCACCTTCTGGGCTGGAACGCAGTGTGGCGGGGACAGCGGTTCCGCGCCGACCTTGAGGAAGACAACGCGGTGCTGGCCGCCCCGACCCAGCCCCCGGCCGAGTTCGGCTCGTTCCGACAGTCGCCCAAGGGCTGCTGGAGCTCAACGGTTCCGTTTGCCGAAGTGGAGGACTTCTTCGAACTCCTGGCCACCTGCACCTGGCGCGGTGAACCGTTCCGAATTACCGACGTTGCCCAGGGGCAGGACGGACGAATGGTCCGACTGTTTTACACCGGGCACAATGCCGACCGGGCCGAAGCGCTGGGGCTGTACAAGGGAGATGCCGGGGTGTATTGGACGGTGGTTCCGGAGGAGGAGGTTACGGATCACCAGATGATCGAGAACCGTGTGCCGAGCAGGGTCTAGCCGGTTCGCGGCGTATTCCTGGACGAATCCGCCAGCCTGAGGGCAATGCCGATTAGCCGCTGGCGGGGCGTGAGCGAAGGGTGTGCGCCGCGCGCCAGGACGGCTGACGCGGTGCCGGCGCGGAGCCCGACGGCAGCAGCTCAGCCCTCCGGCTCCCGCAGAAGATACGAATGGGGCAAGATTGGTTAGGTGAGCACAGCCAAGACATCCCCGGAACTATCGGACACTGAAGCCGCCGTCGAGTCACTGAGCACGGAGACCCCGCCGAGCGGGGACCTGCGCGAGGAATACCAGAGCATTGCGGACCAGGTCAGGAAGTACCGCTTCGCGTACTACAACGACGACGCCCCGCTGGTGTCCGATGCGGAGTTCGACGAGCTGTACCGAAGGCTCGAAGAGCTGGAAGCGCTGCATCCGGAACTGGTCACCAACGACTCGCCCACCCAGGAAGTCGGCGGCGAGGTGTCCGCCGCGTTCGCACCGGTGGAGCACCTGCAGCGCATGTACAGCCTGGAGGACGTGTTCTCCCTCGATGAGCTGGACGCCTGGGTCCGCAAGGCCGAGGCATCAGTGGCCAACATCGCCCCGGGCGAGAAAATCAAATGGCTGACCGAGCTGAAGATCGACGGCCTGGCCGTCAACCTGCTCTACCGCAACGGTGAGCTGGTCCGGGCGGCCACCCGCGGTGACGGCACCACCGGCGAGGACATCACGCACAACGTGCTGACCATCAAGTCCATCCCGCAGGTCCTGAAGGGCGAGAACCTGCCCGCGGAGATGGAAATCCGCGGTGAGGTGTTCATTCCGTCCAAGGAATTCGCGCACCTGAACGAGACCATGGTGGAGGCCGGCAAAGCGCCGTTCGCGAATCCCCGAAATGCCGCCGCCGGATCGCTGCGGCAGAAGGACCCCGAGGTCACCGCCCGGCGCCCGCTGAGCATGTACGTGCACGGGATCGGCCTGCGGGAGGGGCTGAGCGCCGCCAGCCAGTCCGAGACCTACGAGCTGCTCAAGCAGTGGGGCCTGCCGACGTCGCCCTATTACAAGGTCCTGGACAGCTACGAGGAGGTCCTGGAGTTCATCGCCGTCAACGGCGAACACCGCCACGACCTCTCGCACGAGATCGACGGCATTGTGGTCAAGGTGGACGACTTCGCGCTGCAGCGCGCCCTCGGCCACACCTCGCGCGTGCCGCGCTGGTCCGTGGCGTACAAGTATCCGCCGGAGGAAGTGAACACGAAACTGCTGGACATCCGCGTAAACGTGGGCCGCACCGGCCGGGTCACCCCGTACGGCATGATGACGCCGGTGCTGGTCTCCGGATCCACCGTGGAAATGGCCACCCTGCACAACCAGGACGTGGTCAAGGCCAAGGGCGTGAAGATCGGCGACACGGTGGTGCTGCGCAAGGCCGGTGACGTGATTCCGGAAATCGTGGGCCCCGTCGTCGCACTCCGGGACGGCAGCGAACGCGACTTCGTGATGCCCACCCACTGCCCGTCCTGCGGCACCGAGCTGAAGCCGGCCAAGGAGGGCGACGTCGACATCCGCTGCCCCAACGCCAAGTCCTGCCCCTCGCAGCTGCGCGAACGCGTGTTCCACCTGGCCGGACGGGGCGCCTTCGACATCGAGGCGCTCGGCTGGGAGGCGGCGATTGCGCTGACGCAGCCCACCGAACCCGAAGTGCCGCCGCTGACCAGCGAGGCCGGGCTGTTCGACCTGACCGTCCAAGACCTCGCCGAGGTCCGGATCGAACGGCCCAAGCGCGTCAAGGGCGTGGTGGACGGCACCGAACTCGTGCCGTACTTCTACTCCAAGGGCACCGCCAAGAAGCCCTCCGAACCCACAGCCACCACGCGCAAGCTCTTCACCGAACTGGAAAAAGCCAAGTCCCAGCCGCTCTGGCGGGTGCTCGTGGCGCTGTCCATCCGGCACGTGGGCCCGACCGCGGCCCGCGCGCTCGCCACCGCCTTCGGCTCCATGGACGCCATCCGTGCCGCCACAGAGGAGCAGATGGCGCACGTCGACGGCGTCGGCCCCACCATCGCCGCGGCCCTGACCGAATGGTTCGCCGAGGACTGGCACCGCGAAATCGTGGACCGCTGGGCCGCTGCCGGGGTCCGGATGGCAGACGAACGCGACGAGTCAGTGCCGCGCACCCTCGAAGGCATGACCATCGTGGTGACCGGCACGCTGCCGAACTTCAGCCGCGACGAGGCCAAGGAAGCCATCATCACCCGCGGAGGCAAGGCCTCGGGCTCGGTCTCGAAGAAAACTGATTACCTGGTGGCGGGGGAGAACGCCGGCACCAAGCTGGACAAGGCGGAATCCCTCGGCGTGCCGGTGCTGGACGAAGACGGCTTCCGTGCCCTGCTGGCGGGCCGGACGCTCGAGGAGGACACGGCATGACACCGCTTCCGGACCCCGCCGCGATACCCGTCGGTGATCCGCTGGAACTGCTCGACGTCGCCCGTGAGGCTGCCGCTGCCGGGGCCGCGGTGCTGGCGCGGCGCAGCTTCGAGGGGCTCAACGCAGTGAACAAGAGCGCCGCCGGCGACTGGGTGACCGCATTCGACACCGCGGCGGAGCAGGCCGTCCGGGAAGTCCTCAGCCGCCGCCGGCCGCAGGACACCGTCACGGGCGAGGAACTCGAGGACACCGTTCCGGTCCACGCGTCCGGCATCCGCTGGTCCATCGATCCGCTCGACGGGACCACCAACTTCATCCGCAACATCGTCTACTACGCCACCTCAGTGGCGGCCGTGAACGACGACGGCGTCTGGCTGGCCGGCGTCGTGCATGCTCCGGCGCTGGTGCGGGTGTACTCGGCTGCCCGCGGGCACGGCGCCTGGCTGGCCGAGCACGGCAATGTCCGCCGGCTCACCGGCCCGGACCCGGAACGGGTCGGCAAGCTGCTGGGCACCGGCTTTTCCTACGATGCCGGGGTCCGCGCGGAGCAGTACGCCGCACTGCCGGAGCTGGCCGCGGGATATGCGGACGTCCGCCGGCTGGGTTCCGCCGCTTTGGACCTGTGCATGGTGGCCGACGGGACGCTGGACGGCTATTCCGAGCGCGGACTGAACGAATACGACTATGCCGCCGGTGCGCTGATCGCCGAGGAAGCGGGGGTTCCGGTGCTCCGGCCCGGAAAGCCCGGCAGCGACGCCGAACGGCTTGCCGCCGTAACGGCGGCCGGGGCTGCCCTCACCGCCTGACGCCGGACACCGGCAGCCCGGCGGTGTTGGCGCCTCAGCCGGCTGCCGGTGTCCGGGCGGCCACGATGATTTCGCGGCTGGTTTCCGGAGCCAGCGGTCCGCCGTGCCAGTCGCCGAACCAGTCCACCTCGGCGAACCCGGCGTCGTTCAGCAGCCGCTCCAGCACGTCAGCCCGGGTGAACTTCAGGGTGCTGCTGCTGGCAAACGTCGCGCCGTCGGCCAGGAAAACGGTGCGGTCCTCGAAGGTGACCAGGACGCCGCCGGGCTGTTCCTTCACAGCAAGCAGCCTCCACGTCACTTCGAGGGGCCCGGCCGAGGACTCCTGCACTGCCGGAACGTCGCCGGAGCTGTCCCATTCCAGCCACGCCTTGGCCGCAGGGTTGCGGGTCTCGAAATAGAAGGTGCCGCCGGGCGCGAGCCGGGAACGGACAGCCTTGAGGGTCTCGAGGATTTCCGATTCCGTGAGCAGGCACTGGAACGCGTGGCCGGTCATGACCGCGGCATCAAACGGGCCCACCGGAAGGTCGACGGCGGTCCCGTCCAGCCACGTCACCAGCTCGGCGCCGTCGCGCGTGCGTGCCACCGCCAGCATTCCCTCCGCCGGGTCCACGCCGGTGACCGCATGGCCGGCCTGCGCCAGCCGCACCGCGAAGCTGCCGGTGCCGCAGCCGACGTCGGCCACCCGCAGCGGCGCGTCGCCAAGCTGGCCGGCATAAAAGTCCGTGTCCCAGGAACCGGCGTTGTCCTCGTCGTACAGCGCGACCAGGCGCGGCTCGTTGTAACCTGCATCGACCATTCGTGTCCCCCTGAGCGGCCGGCGAATTAACTTGAGACGGCCTTGTCCTTGTTTCCGCCAATGCTAGCCCGGCCGGCAATTCCGGGCGTGCCGGCCGGCGATTAAGCCCTGAGTAAAGCGGGCTTCCGGCGCCGGGTGTTTGAGCAGGTGGGAGCGGATAATTTGGAGAACGTGCCCCTCATGGACCGGAGGAACCACCATGACCCGCAAAGTAACCGCCGCTCCCCGGAAGCCCTCGGCTGCCGCCGATACGCGCACCCCGGCCCCTCAGCACGCAACCCCGGCCGACCTGGACACCGCGCACTTCGCCCAACTGCTGGATGAACGCATGGCAGAGGCCCGGGAAAAGATCGACGCCGTGCTGGCGGACATCCGCGAAGTAACCCTCGCGGCCAAGGACACCCCCGCCGACGACGAACACGACCCGGAGGGGTCCACCGTCTCGGTCGAGCGGA
This genomic interval from Arthrobacter sp. zg-Y820 contains the following:
- the ligA gene encoding NAD-dependent DNA ligase LigA → MSTAKTSPELSDTEAAVESLSTETPPSGDLREEYQSIADQVRKYRFAYYNDDAPLVSDAEFDELYRRLEELEALHPELVTNDSPTQEVGGEVSAAFAPVEHLQRMYSLEDVFSLDELDAWVRKAEASVANIAPGEKIKWLTELKIDGLAVNLLYRNGELVRAATRGDGTTGEDITHNVLTIKSIPQVLKGENLPAEMEIRGEVFIPSKEFAHLNETMVEAGKAPFANPRNAAAGSLRQKDPEVTARRPLSMYVHGIGLREGLSAASQSETYELLKQWGLPTSPYYKVLDSYEEVLEFIAVNGEHRHDLSHEIDGIVVKVDDFALQRALGHTSRVPRWSVAYKYPPEEVNTKLLDIRVNVGRTGRVTPYGMMTPVLVSGSTVEMATLHNQDVVKAKGVKIGDTVVLRKAGDVIPEIVGPVVALRDGSERDFVMPTHCPSCGTELKPAKEGDVDIRCPNAKSCPSQLRERVFHLAGRGAFDIEALGWEAAIALTQPTEPEVPPLTSEAGLFDLTVQDLAEVRIERPKRVKGVVDGTELVPYFYSKGTAKKPSEPTATTRKLFTELEKAKSQPLWRVLVALSIRHVGPTAARALATAFGSMDAIRAATEEQMAHVDGVGPTIAAALTEWFAEDWHREIVDRWAAAGVRMADERDESVPRTLEGMTIVVTGTLPNFSRDEAKEAIITRGGKASGSVSKKTDYLVAGENAGTKLDKAESLGVPVLDEDGFRALLAGRTLEEDTA
- a CDS encoding TraR/DksA family transcriptional regulator, whose translation is MTRKVTAAPRKPSAAADTRTPAPQHATPADLDTAHFAQLLDERMAEAREKIDAVLADIREVTLAAKDTPADDEHDPEGSTVSVERNNEMALLAAAEASLIELLDARVRLDKGTYGVCENCGNPIPAERLDIRPEARFCVSCAAAARRR
- a CDS encoding class I SAM-dependent methyltransferase, which codes for MVDAGYNEPRLVALYDEDNAGSWDTDFYAGQLGDAPLRVADVGCGTGSFAVRLAQAGHAVTGVDPAEGMLAVARTRDGAELVTWLDGTAVDLPVGPFDAAVMTGHAFQCLLTESEILETLKAVRSRLAPGGTFYFETRNPAAKAWLEWDSSGDVPAVQESSAGPLEVTWRLLAVKEQPGGVLVTFEDRTVFLADGATFASSSTLKFTRADVLERLLNDAGFAEVDWFGDWHGGPLAPETSREIIVAARTPAAG
- a CDS encoding pore-forming ESAT-6 family protein, translated to MSQDRLSYDTDISSAVQGDIQSIVGRLESLIGEREKSVNAAMSDFQADGVSEDYQAVENRFRNAANETRNIIALVKQTLNLNDQTASSAGARARGAVQNIG
- a CDS encoding inositol monophosphatase family protein, encoding MTPLPDPAAIPVGDPLELLDVAREAAAAGAAVLARRSFEGLNAVNKSAAGDWVTAFDTAAEQAVREVLSRRRPQDTVTGEELEDTVPVHASGIRWSIDPLDGTTNFIRNIVYYATSVAAVNDDGVWLAGVVHAPALVRVYSAARGHGAWLAEHGNVRRLTGPDPERVGKLLGTGFSYDAGVRAEQYAALPELAAGYADVRRLGSAALDLCMVADGTLDGYSERGLNEYDYAAGALIAEEAGVPVLRPGKPGSDAERLAAVTAAGAALTA